From the Desulfovibrio sp. UIB00 genome, one window contains:
- a CDS encoding sigma 54-interacting transcriptional regulator, which produces MQEAHFAAPFMGTGQCLDTLNRVLAALSPGHSFHDSLQELLAALAEDMHFDRPHIVVQDPESGELKLSLSYGPADAPEAAYEPGSGITGQVFAEGRPIIVSCMQGRPDFQNRLFGRSQEEMARLAFISVPVRVENADQTEVIGTLSADTPTAPESELDLRCRFLETVATLVGRQVARLQEEMARQHFCMLPDEPLVSGTPASVIATSKSLRHVLRRLTQAGASRATVLLRGESGVGKELMAQALHTASPRRAQPLVMLNCAALPSELIEGELFGWRKGAFTGAVQNRAGLFRQADKGTLFLDEIGDLSTTAQAKVLRALQEGEIQPLGDERRYKVDVRLVCATNRPLEELVEQGLFREDLYYRINVFPVFIPPLRERPEDILPLTEHFLRMFSKEYDRPVRRISTPAIDLLLQYHWPGNVRELKNVMERAVLICEDAVLRAHHLPSTLQSAESSSTGPTGGGLGFNETIARVEQEFIVDALKNARGNIHQAARDLGITYRIIYYKMKKYGIDHRRFAPSNPA; this is translated from the coding sequence ATGCAAGAAGCCCATTTCGCCGCGCCCTTCATGGGCACAGGGCAGTGCCTCGACACCCTTAACCGGGTGTTGGCCGCCCTATCGCCGGGCCATTCCTTTCACGATTCTCTACAGGAGCTGCTGGCGGCTCTTGCAGAAGACATGCACTTCGACAGGCCCCACATCGTGGTTCAGGATCCCGAAAGCGGCGAGCTCAAGCTCTCGCTTTCCTACGGCCCTGCGGACGCGCCCGAGGCCGCCTATGAACCGGGATCAGGCATCACTGGTCAGGTTTTTGCCGAGGGCAGGCCCATAATTGTTTCATGCATGCAGGGTCGGCCAGACTTTCAGAACCGCCTTTTTGGCCGCAGCCAGGAAGAAATGGCGCGGCTGGCATTCATAAGCGTGCCGGTGCGCGTTGAAAATGCCGACCAGACGGAAGTTATCGGCACCCTGAGCGCCGATACCCCCACCGCCCCGGAATCAGAACTGGATCTGCGCTGCCGCTTTCTCGAAACAGTAGCCACGCTTGTGGGTCGGCAGGTGGCCCGTTTGCAGGAAGAAATGGCGCGCCAGCATTTCTGCATGCTGCCCGATGAACCTCTTGTCAGCGGCACGCCAGCCTCGGTCATAGCCACCTCCAAGAGCTTGCGGCACGTGCTGCGCCGCCTCACGCAGGCCGGGGCCAGCCGCGCAACCGTGCTGTTGCGCGGGGAGTCGGGCGTGGGCAAAGAACTGATGGCCCAGGCCCTGCACACAGCAAGCCCCAGGCGCGCGCAGCCTCTGGTCATGCTCAACTGCGCCGCCCTGCCCTCAGAGCTCATTGAAGGCGAGCTTTTTGGCTGGCGCAAGGGCGCGTTCACAGGCGCTGTGCAAAACCGCGCCGGGCTTTTCCGCCAAGCAGACAAGGGCACGCTGTTTCTGGACGAAATCGGCGACCTTTCCACCACAGCCCAGGCAAAGGTGCTGCGCGCGCTTCAGGAAGGCGAAATCCAGCCGCTGGGCGATGAACGCCGCTACAAGGTGGACGTACGCCTTGTCTGCGCCACCAACCGCCCGCTGGAAGAGCTGGTGGAGCAGGGGCTGTTCCGCGAGGATCTTTACTACCGCATCAATGTCTTTCCCGTGTTTATTCCCCCGCTGCGCGAAAGACCGGAGGACATTTTGCCCCTCACGGAGCATTTTCTGCGCATGTTCAGCAAGGAATACGACCGCCCGGTACGGCGCATTTCCACGCCTGCCATCGACCTTTTGCTGCAATACCACTGGCCCGGCAACGTGCGTGAGCTGAAAAACGTCATGGAACGCGCCGTGCTTATCTGCGAGGATGCCGTGCTGCGCGCCCATCACCTGCCCAGCACCCTGCAAAGCGCGGAGAGCAGCAGCACCGGCCCCACGGGCGGCGGCCTTGGCTTTAATGAAACCATCGCCAGGGTGGAGCAGGAATTTATTGTGGACGCCCTCAAAAACGCCCGTGGCAACATCCATCAAGCCGCGCGTGATCTGGGCATCACCTACCGCATCATCTATTACAAGATGAAAAAATACGGCATAGATCACCGCAGGTTCGCGCCTTCAAACCCTGCCTAG